The Chroicocephalus ridibundus chromosome 3, bChrRid1.1, whole genome shotgun sequence genome has a segment encoding these proteins:
- the ZC2HC1B gene encoding LOW QUALITY PROTEIN: zinc finger C2HC domain-containing protein 1B (The sequence of the model RefSeq protein was modified relative to this genomic sequence to represent the inferred CDS: inserted 2 bases in 1 codon): MSQIPGKELNGTTAQRQDLAPCTTCGRHFAPDVLLRHDPICKKVFNKKRKPFSSLKXRLRGTEITTVKQQPPQKKQPEKKSNWRQHHEDFINTVPSAKQVTKALKEGCPLPPPPPPSINPDYIQCPHCSRRFNEAAAQRRMKFCEEQAAHRAFAAKTTRQALCGLRIFFYYGKHPVTQRKPPTLTTAVSSLPKRVPEGANTVKPGPENSPGIVQKTRKTLGVSPGKKSSREFGEEDASIHFHNHCQDGGVEVLPSPQYLLSQATMFGASALQIMQSVVPFSGYAESCQSSKAFRLLLKVAVVLLYKEMAHMISILHHCQMHTTAENEILAGNVAKMDSL, encoded by the exons ATGAGTCAGATACCAGGAAAGGAGTTAAACGGGACAA CTGCCCAAAGGCAAGATCTGGCTCCTTGTACAACCTGTGGAAGACATTTTGCGCCAGATGTTCTG CTGAGACACGATCCAATATGCAAGAAGGTCTTCAACAAGAAGCGCAAGCCCTTCAGCTCTTTGAA CAGACTGCGGGGAACAGAAATCACCACTGTGAAGCAGCAGCCCCCGCAAAAG aaacAGCCAGAGAAGAAATCTAACTGGAGGCAGCACCATGAGGATTTTATCAATACTGTTCCATCAGCCAAGCAGGTCACAAAAGCTCTGAAGGAGGGCTGCCCTCTTCCGCCTCCTCCCCCACCAAGCATCAATCCAG ACTATATTCAGTGTCCACACTGCTCACGAAGATTTAATgaggctgcagcacagaggcGCATGAAGTTTTGTGAGGAACAAGCTGCCCACCGTGCCTTTGCTGCAAAGACCACCAGACAGGCTTTG TGTGGATTGCGCATCTTCTTTTACTATGGCAAGCACCCAGTGACTCAGAGAAAACCCCCAACCTTAACAACTGCTGTGTCATCCCTTCCAAAGCGAGTACCAGAAGGTGCCAATACAGTCAAACCTGGGCCAG AGAACTCTCCAGGAATAgtgcagaaaaccagaaaaacttTGGGTGTATCAcctggaaaaaaatcttccagagaGTTTGg TGAGGAAGATGCCAGCATCCATTTCCATAATCACTGTCAGGATGGCGGTGTGGAGGTTCTTCCTTCTCCTCAATATTTACTTTCCCAGGCCACGATGTTTGGTGCTTCTGCTCTTCAGATCATGCAATCAGTTGTTCCCTTCTCTGGCTACGCAGAGTCATGTCAGAGCAGCAAGGCCTTCCGGCTCTTGCTTAAGGTGGCTGTAGTGCTGCTGTACAAGGAGATGGCTCACATGATCAGCATCTTGCACCACTGTCAGATGCATACCACTGCAGAAAATGAGATCCTGGCAGGAAATGTGGCCAAGATGGATTCCCTGTAG